The genomic stretch CGTAAGTACTCGGAGATCCACTGGCACGACAAGCTTCGCAACGTCGCCGTGTGGACGTACTTCGACAACTGCGAGCGGCTGCCGGGCGACCAGTACACCAACATCCTCATCGAGGGGATCGAGAACGGCTGGTTCTGGGGAATTCCGCTCGACAAGGGGACCGTCAGCGTCGGTTTCGTGACGCCCAGCACGGTCGCCGGCGAGACCGACCAGAATCTCGAGCAGCTCTTCCGCGACGAGGTCGAGAAGACCACGAAGCTCAAGCACATGCTGCGAAACGCCCGCCAGTCGGCCGGTTTCCGCAGCGCCCGCGACTGGTCGTACACGAACCAGACCGTCTACGGGAAGGGCTGGGCCGCCGTCGGTGACTCGGCTGCCTTCGTCGACCCGCTGATCTCGACCGGCGTCGCGCTCGCGACGACCGCGGGCAGCATCCTGTCCCGGGTCATCGACAAGGTCCTCCAGTACCCGGAGATCGAGGAGGTGGCGCTGAAGCGCTACGCCACCGCCTACCTGAGCTTCTTCAACGAGGTCCGTTCCTTCGTGGAGCGCTTCTACGACCGGTCGCTGAAGAAGGAGGACTACCACAAGCTCGCCCAGACGATCATCGACCCGGAGCAGAAGAACACTCCGGCGAACGACTTCGTCACGCTCCTCGCCGGCCTGCGCGGCAAGCACCTCGCGCTGGACATCACCGTCGACGACCTCGTCCCGGAGACCGAGCCCTCCGCCACCGCCGGGAACTGAGCCGAACATCAAAGGGAAGGAAGAACTGGTGCACGGCAAGAATTCCGCCTCCGCGGCGGCAGACCGGTACGACGTGGTGATCCTCGGCAGCGGCATGGCCGGGGGCATGCTGGGCGCGGTGCTCGCCCGCAACGGGGTGAAGACCCTCATCCTCGACGCGGGCACCCACCCGCGCTTCGCGGTCGGCGAGTCGACCATCCCGTACACCTCGGGCATGGCGCGGCTCATCGCGAAGCGTTACGACGTCCCCGAGCTGAAGGCCCTGTCGAACTACAAGGGGACCATCGAGGAGATCTCCCCCAACTGCGGCCAGAAGCAGAACTTCGGCTTCGTCTACCACCGCGAAGGGCAGCCGCAGAATTCGCAGGAGATCAACCAGCTGGTGGTCCCCATCGATCTGCGCACCGAGACCCATCTGTTCCGCCAGGACGTCGACGCGCATCTCTTCCA from Streptomyces roseochromogenus subsp. oscitans DS 12.976 encodes the following:
- a CDS encoding NAD(P)/FAD-dependent oxidoreductase, whose protein sequence is MPSTLTGIPTEFDVIVIGGGPAGATTAGLLAKRGHKVLILDRERFPRYHVGESLIPVVMAPMEEMGLTERLEQRGFERKYGGTFVWGSEQAAWDFSFVDGGDYPFAYHTRRADLDSVILDRARELGAFVVEDATVKEPIEEDDRVTGVRFTVRGAKEAYEVKASMVVDASGQARVLTRKYSEIHWHDKLRNVAVWTYFDNCERLPGDQYTNILIEGIENGWFWGIPLDKGTVSVGFVTPSTVAGETDQNLEQLFRDEVEKTTKLKHMLRNARQSAGFRSARDWSYTNQTVYGKGWAAVGDSAAFVDPLISTGVALATTAGSILSRVIDKVLQYPEIEEVALKRYATAYLSFFNEVRSFVERFYDRSLKKEDYHKLAQTIIDPEQKNTPANDFVTLLAGLRGKHLALDITVDDLVPETEPSATAGN